Proteins from a genomic interval of Gossypium hirsutum isolate 1008001.06 chromosome A09, Gossypium_hirsutum_v2.1, whole genome shotgun sequence:
- the LOC107888786 gene encoding protein ENHANCED DISEASE RESISTANCE 2-like isoform X4 — MGGNPLLKLIAVDWFKVDKATDKIALHPKSLAQSDAGKNLPFILVINLEIPAKPNYSLVLYYAAERPVRKDSLLEKFADGTDQFRDARFKLIPSIVEGYWMVKRAVGTKACLLGKAVTCKYFRQDNFLEVCIYIKILHPLSFPFYLRTEISKPA, encoded by the exons ATGGGTGGAAATCCCCTTCTCAAGCTCATAGCTGTTGATTGGTTCAAAGTCGATAAAGCAACAGATAAAATTGCATTGCATCCAAAGAGTCTAGCTCAG TCTGATGCCGGAAAAAATCTTCCATTTATCCTTGTGATTAATCTCGAG ATTCCTGCGAAACCAAACTATAGTTTGGTCCTCTACTATGCTGCTGAAAGGCCAGTGAGGAAAGATTCTTTACTGGAAAAGTTTGCAGATGGAACGGATCAATTTCGTGATGCAAGATTTAAACTGATACCAAGCATTGTTGAG GGGTATTGGATGGTCAAGCGTGCAGTTGGAACAAAAGCTTGCCTACTTGGGAAAGCTGTTACATGCAAATACTTCAGGCAAGACAATTTTCTGGAG GTTTGTATCTACATCAAAATTCTCCATCCTTTGTCCTTTCCATTTTATCTACGAACAGAAATCAGCAAGCCAGCCTAG
- the LOC107888786 gene encoding protein ENHANCED DISEASE RESISTANCE 2-like isoform X3, with translation MIRGQTYLKNSAKIMGGNPLLKLIAVDWFKVDKATDKIALHPKSLAQSDAGKNLPFILVINLEIPAKPNYSLVLYYAAERPVRKDSLLEKFADGTDQFRDARFKLIPSIVEGYWMVKRAVGTKACLLGKAVTCKYFRQDNFLEDQDRELPIGSKQSYI, from the exons ATGATAAGAGGACAGACATACTTAAAAAATAGTGCCAAG ATAATGGGTGGAAATCCCCTTCTCAAGCTCATAGCTGTTGATTGGTTCAAAGTCGATAAAGCAACAGATAAAATTGCATTGCATCCAAAGAGTCTAGCTCAG TCTGATGCCGGAAAAAATCTTCCATTTATCCTTGTGATTAATCTCGAG ATTCCTGCGAAACCAAACTATAGTTTGGTCCTCTACTATGCTGCTGAAAGGCCAGTGAGGAAAGATTCTTTACTGGAAAAGTTTGCAGATGGAACGGATCAATTTCGTGATGCAAGATTTAAACTGATACCAAGCATTGTTGAG GGGTATTGGATGGTCAAGCGTGCAGTTGGAACAAAAGCTTGCCTACTTGGGAAAGCTGTTACATGCAAATACTTCAGGCAAGACAATTTTCTGGAG GACCAAGATCGCGAGCTACCCATTGGAAGCAAACAGTCCTATATCTAG
- the LOC107888786 gene encoding protein ENHANCED DISEASE RESISTANCE 2-like isoform X2: protein MIRGQTYLKNSAKIMGGNPLLKLIAVDWFKVDKATDKIALHPKSLAQSDAGKNLPFILVINLEIPAKPNYSLVLYYAAERPVRKDSLLEKFADGTDQFRDARFKLIPSIVEGYWMVKRAVGTKACLLGKAVTCKYFRQDNFLESVMITSMLSLHILMFRLPNATN from the exons ATGATAAGAGGACAGACATACTTAAAAAATAGTGCCAAG ATAATGGGTGGAAATCCCCTTCTCAAGCTCATAGCTGTTGATTGGTTCAAAGTCGATAAAGCAACAGATAAAATTGCATTGCATCCAAAGAGTCTAGCTCAG TCTGATGCCGGAAAAAATCTTCCATTTATCCTTGTGATTAATCTCGAG ATTCCTGCGAAACCAAACTATAGTTTGGTCCTCTACTATGCTGCTGAAAGGCCAGTGAGGAAAGATTCTTTACTGGAAAAGTTTGCAGATGGAACGGATCAATTTCGTGATGCAAGATTTAAACTGATACCAAGCATTGTTGAG GGGTATTGGATGGTCAAGCGTGCAGTTGGAACAAAAGCTTGCCTACTTGGGAAAGCTGTTACATGCAAATACTTCAGGCAAGACAATTTTCTGGAG AGCGTGATGATTACATCCATGCTTTCGTTGCATATTTTGATGTTTCGTTTACCAAATGCCACAAATTGA
- the LOC107888786 gene encoding protein ENHANCED DISEASE RESISTANCE 2-like isoform X1: MIRGQTYLKNSAKIMGGNPLLKLIAVDWFKVDKATDKIALHPKSLAQSDAGKNLPFILVINLEIPAKPNYSLVLYYAAERPVRKDSLLEKFADGTDQFRDARFKLIPSIVEGYWMVKRAVGTKACLLGKAVTCKYFRQDNFLEVCIYIKILHPLSFPFYLRTEISKPA; encoded by the exons ATGATAAGAGGACAGACATACTTAAAAAATAGTGCCAAG ATAATGGGTGGAAATCCCCTTCTCAAGCTCATAGCTGTTGATTGGTTCAAAGTCGATAAAGCAACAGATAAAATTGCATTGCATCCAAAGAGTCTAGCTCAG TCTGATGCCGGAAAAAATCTTCCATTTATCCTTGTGATTAATCTCGAG ATTCCTGCGAAACCAAACTATAGTTTGGTCCTCTACTATGCTGCTGAAAGGCCAGTGAGGAAAGATTCTTTACTGGAAAAGTTTGCAGATGGAACGGATCAATTTCGTGATGCAAGATTTAAACTGATACCAAGCATTGTTGAG GGGTATTGGATGGTCAAGCGTGCAGTTGGAACAAAAGCTTGCCTACTTGGGAAAGCTGTTACATGCAAATACTTCAGGCAAGACAATTTTCTGGAG GTTTGTATCTACATCAAAATTCTCCATCCTTTGTCCTTTCCATTTTATCTACGAACAGAAATCAGCAAGCCAGCCTAG